From Heliomicrobium modesticaldum Ice1, a single genomic window includes:
- a CDS encoding S-layer homology domain-containing protein → MRKRLLFFTTLALVTLGAGMAEAGDIRVRFEDVERPGVWSPVAVQSAGTMTSENLSESVPRVNFGDNQTLRSVFLVAPTEGPQSVGVGSRITVTLPFGIEYMQVPTAERLDKYVSCPSMINWLVNAITTEGDRPAFRLVSATPRSLTVEIANMRPTGVPFVEFTFHSKDLSMVRVSEMVTWSDRDGKFSDGMTRQEFFSYFIDVSPSLKQIEESVKGEEAEQLRSFTDADKTKPELQGRLAGLVKQNLVIGRPGHRLAPDAPITRAEAVTLVSRAQQWDNPSTPTFADMENSWAWGPVSAATVNGLAKGYPDGTFRPENPIAREEAFLLLERLYDNNVSRK, encoded by the coding sequence TTGCGCAAACGGTTGCTGTTCTTCACAACGTTGGCTCTCGTCACTCTCGGAGCGGGTATGGCTGAGGCAGGTGATATCCGGGTCCGTTTTGAGGACGTAGAGAGGCCCGGTGTCTGGAGCCCCGTGGCTGTCCAATCCGCCGGAACGATGACCAGTGAAAACCTATCGGAATCGGTTCCGCGAGTAAACTTTGGCGATAATCAGACTTTGCGTTCTGTCTTTTTGGTCGCCCCCACTGAGGGACCTCAATCTGTCGGTGTAGGCAGCCGGATCACAGTAACGTTGCCTTTTGGTATCGAGTATATGCAGGTCCCGACGGCGGAAAGGCTGGACAAGTATGTGTCCTGTCCATCCATGATTAACTGGCTTGTTAACGCCATTACTACGGAGGGAGATCGACCTGCCTTTCGCCTGGTATCGGCCACGCCTCGTTCCTTGACGGTGGAAATCGCCAACATGCGCCCAACGGGGGTCCCTTTTGTTGAATTTACTTTCCATTCAAAGGATCTGAGCATGGTGCGTGTCTCTGAGATGGTGACCTGGTCGGACCGAGATGGCAAGTTCTCCGATGGGATGACCCGGCAGGAGTTCTTCTCTTATTTCATAGACGTCTCTCCCTCATTAAAGCAGATTGAGGAGAGCGTTAAGGGCGAGGAAGCAGAACAGTTGCGTTCGTTTACCGATGCAGATAAAACGAAGCCAGAACTGCAAGGCCGTTTGGCCGGTCTTGTGAAGCAAAACTTAGTGATTGGACGCCCAGGGCACCGGCTGGCGCCGGACGCGCCGATCACCCGAGCGGAGGCTGTCACCTTGGTGTCACGGGCACAGCAATGGGACAACCCTTCGACACCAACCTTCGCCGATATGGAGAACTCTTGGGCTTGGGGCCCCGTCAGTGCGGCGACGGTCAATGGGTTGGCCAAGGGTTATCCCGATGGCACTTTCCGTCCTGAGAACCCAATCGCCCGGGAAGAGGCTTTCCTCCTGCTCGAACGCCTCTATGACAACAATGTTTCGCGAAAGTAA